Proteins from a genomic interval of Cottoperca gobio chromosome 8, fCotGob3.1, whole genome shotgun sequence:
- the mapk8ip3 gene encoding C-Jun-amino-terminal kinase-interacting protein 3 isoform X1, producing the protein MMELQIDEVVYQDDYGSGSVMSERVSGLANSIYREFERLIRSYDEEVVKELMPLVVNVLENLDGVLTENQEHEVELELLKEDNEQLITQYEREKALRKQAEEKFIEFEDALEAEKKDLQVQVEFLELQGKQQELKSKNYSDQIVRLEERESDMKKEYNALHQRHTEMIQTYVEHIERSKMQQAGSNSQSEGPGCGRTQRHTWRKSKAERPPSLSLYPSGEGMVRGGLGGARMMPGKDTWQVSELGQSTFCSAYQEDGSESDSVAATPSSAGSKSNTPTSSVPSATVTPINEGVTEFDPMRAGNRRKSAKRLSRNMEVQVSQETRNVSIGMGSSDEWSEFQEIIDSTPELDMCVDPRVYGGGNSPSQGIVNEAFGINTDSLYHEIKDAKSDIIGDVDAGAELLGEFSVRDDFFGMGKEVENLLTENKQLLETKNALNIVKNDLIAKVDELSGEQEVLREELEALRQSKNKLDARVKELEEELRRLRAEALGASRDSKDEGGDDFSSPMQDGDMTMTQRRRFTRVEMARVLMERNQYKERLMELQEAVRWTEMIRASRESPQIQEKKKSTIWQFFARLFSTSSSPPPVKRPYYSVNIHYKSPSPAGFSQRRSHTMCQISTSNRTLEFFPEELASNGVASLLSDSALLARREQRREQYRQVREHMRRDDGIMQACGWSVPSRFKQAGGQTETAQDSPLKRQQPTTEKEDNRMKNVPVPVYCRPLVEKDPNRKLWCAAGVDLTGWRASCLELVPAKAPSGGSDPLHAEENGGGKKSSHSSPEKRKSKELQETDTMSSRVWILTSTHSASKVVIIDANQPGSLVDQFNVCNAHVLCISSVPAASENDYPPGEIVLDPGDGGVGGGGEDTGSVEGMLAGITLVGCATNCSVARSNCSSRTDTPILDKGQAPTAPPMNGKIHPAQSAEEATEATEVPESTASHAELRSGPPGPFTEHVFTDPPPRLTDASDRSAGQSKEETSQPSETEDGGEDTKNYTSVAPTMWLGAQNGWLYVHSAVGNWKKCLHSIKLKDSVLSLVHVKGRVLVALADGTLAIFHRSEDGQWDLSNYHLMDLGRPHHSIRCMAVVHDKVWCGYKNKIHVIQPKSMQIEKSFDAHPRRESQVRQLAWIGDGVWVSIRLDSTLRLYHAHTHQHLQDVDIEPYVSKMLGTGKLGFSFVRITALLIGGNRLWVGTGNGVIISIPLTETVVLHRGQLLGLRANKVSPTSSSGVIHVYGDDGSEKSTGSFIPYCSMAQAQLCFHGHRDAVKFFVSVPGNVLATLNGSVLDSPSEGQGSTAPQETEAQSVHNVLVLSGGEGYIDFRIGDGEDDETEEGDSGGTSQIKPALCKAERSHIIVWQVSYIPE; encoded by the exons ATGATGGAGCTGCAGATAGACGAGGTGGTCTACCAGGACGACTATGGCTCCGGCTCCGTGATGTCGGAGCGGGTGTCCGGCTTGGCCAACAGCATCTACCGGGAGTTCGAGCGGCTGATCCGCAGCTATGACGAGGAGGTGGTGAAGGAGCTGATGCCGCTGGTGGTGAACGTCCTGGAGAACCTGGACGGGGTGCTGACCGAGAACCAGGAGCACgaggtggagctggagctgctgaAGGAGGACAACGAGCAGCTCATCACCCAGTACGAGCGGGAGAAAGCGCTTCGCAAGCAGGCGGAGGAG AAATTCATTGAATTCGAGGATGCGCTGGAAGCTGAGAAGAAGGACCTGCAGGTCCAGGTGGAGTTTCTGGAGCTGCAGGGGAAACAGCAGGAGCTCAAGTCAAAGAACTATTCTGACCAGA tCGTTCGGTTGGAGGAGCGAGAATCAGACATGAAGAAAGAGTACAACGCTCTGCACCAGCGCCACACTGAG ATGATCCAGACGTACGTCGAGCACATAGAGCGGTCCAAAATGCAGCAGGCAGGGagcaacagccaatcagaaggcCCCGGCTGTGGACGAAC TCAACGCCACACATGGAGGAAAAG CAAAGCGGAGCGCCCGCCTTCATTGAGCCTGTACCCCAGCGGCGAGGGCATGGTACGTGGGGGTCTCGGGGGGGCTAGGATGATGCCCGGGAAAGACACCTGGCAGGTCAGCGAGCTCGGCCAGTCTACCTTCTGCTCTGCCTATCAG GAGGATGGATCAGAGTCCGACTCAGTGGCGGCCACACCCAGCAGCGCAGGAAGCAAGTCCAACACACCCACCTCCTCCGTCCCCTCCGCCACTGTCACCCCCATCAACGAGGGGGTGACAGAGTTTGACCCGATGCGCGCTGGGAACCGCAGGAAAAGTGCCAAGCGGCTCAGCCGGAACATGGAGGTGCAGGTTTCCCAGGAGACCAGGAATGTCAGCATCG GCATGGGAAGCAGCGATGAGTGGTCCGAGTTTCAGGAGATCATCGATTCTACTCCTGAGCTGGACATGTGTGTGGACCCCCGAGTGTACGGAGGAGGAAACAG CCCCTCCCAGGGCATCGTGAACGAGGCCTTCGGCATCAACACCGACTCTCTCTACCACGAGATCAAAGACGCCAAGTCGGACATCATTGGAGATGTGGATGCAGGCGCCGAGCTGCTAG GCGAGTTCTCAG TCCGTGATGATTTCTTCG GGATGGGTAAGGAGGTGGAAAACCTGCTGACAGAGAACAAACAGCTCCTAGAGACCAA AAACGCTCTCAACATTGTGAAAAATGACCTTATTGCCAAAGTGGACGAGCTGTCGGGGGAGCAGGAGGTGCTGAGGGAGGAGCTGGAGGCTTTGAGGCAGTCCAAGAACAAGTTGGACGCCAGAGTCAAGGAGCTGGAAGAAGAACTCAGGAG GTTGAGAGCAGAGGCTCTCGGTGCATCTCGGGACTCCAAGGATGAAGGAGGTGATGAT TTTTCATCACCCATGCAGGACGGCGACATGACAATGACGCAACGGCGGCGGTTCACCCGGGTGGAGATGGCTCGCGTGCTGATGGAGAGGAATCAGTACAAAGAGAGGCTGATGGAGCTGCAGGAGGCCGTACGGTGGACAGAGATGATCAG ggCGTCCAGGGAGAGTCCTCAAATCCAAGAGAAAAAGAAGTCCACCATCTGGCAGTT CTTTGCACGTCTCTTCAGCACATCGTCCAGCCCTCCGCCTGTGAAGCGGCCGTACTACAGCGTCAACATCCACTACAAGTCGCCCTCGCCGGCTGGTTTCTCTCAGCGACGCAGCCATACCATGTGTCAGATCTCCACCTCCAACCGCACGCTGGAGTTCTTCCCCGAAGA ACTGGCCAGTAACGGTGTTGCGTCTCTCCTCAGCGACTCGGCACTGTTGGCCCGCCGAGAGCAGCGGCGTGAACAGTACCGGCAGGTCCGCGAGCACATGCGGCGCGATGACGGCATCATGCAGGCGTGTGGCTGGAGTGTGCCGTCTCGCTTCAAACag GCTGGAGGTCAGACGGAGACCGCTCAGGACAGCCCGCTGAAGAGACAACAG CCGACCACAGAGAAAGAGGACAACCGCATGAAGAATGTGCCCGTCCCGGTGTACTGTCGACCTCTGGTAGAGAAGGACCCCAACAGGAAG TTGTGGTGTGCAGCTGGCGTAGACCTGACAGGATGGAGGGCCAGCTGCCTGGAGTTGGTACCAGCCAAAGCACCGTCGGGCGGCAGCGACCCCCTGCACGCTGAGGAGAACGGAGGCGGCAAGAAGAGCAGCCACAGCTCCCCAGAGAAGAGGAAG TCGAAGGAGCTCCAGGAAACAGACACCATGAGCAGCCGAGTGTGGATCCTCACCAGCACACACTCCGCCAGCAAGGTGGTCATCATCGACGCCAACCAGCCGGGCTCACTGGTCGACCAGTTCAACGTCTGCAACGCCCACGTGCTCTGCATCTCCAGTGTGCCAG CTGCCAGCGAGAACGACTATCCACCAGGAGAGATCGTGTTGGATCCAGGTGACGGTGGAGTGGGGGGTGGAGGCGAGGACACCGGCAGCGTGGAGGGCATGTTGGCTGGCATCACTCTCGTCGGCTGTGCCACCAACTGCAGCGTTGCCCGGAGCAACTGCTCCTCGCGCACTGACACACCCATATTGGACAAAGGACAAG CCCCCACCGCTCCGCCCATGAATGGGAAGATTCACCCCGCCCAGTCGGCCGAGGAGGCCACCGAGGCCACCGAGGTTCCCGAGTCAACGGCCAGCCACGCAGAGCTGAGATCTGGACCCCCAGGACCGTTTACTGAGCACGTCTTCACCGACCCCCCGCCCCGTCTGACAGACGCCTCTGACAG GAGCGCGGGTCAATCCAAAGAGGAAACTTCTCAGCCTTCAGAGACGGAGGACGGAGGTGAAGACACCAAGAACTACACCAGTGTGGCCCCCACTATGTGGCTCGGGGCCCAGAACGGCTG GCTCTACGTCCACTCAGCAGTTGGGAACTGGAAGAAGTGCCTCCACTCCATCAAACTCAAAGACTCTGTGCTCAGTCTGGT ACATGTGAAAGGTCGTGTGCTGGTTGCCCTCGCTGACGGGACCCTCGCCATATTCCATAGATCCGAGG ATGGCCAGTGGGATTTGTCAAACTACCACCTAATGGACCTCGGTCGGCCTCATCACTCCATCCGCTGCATGGCTGTGGTCCATGATAAGGTTTGGTGCGGCTACAAGAACAAGATCCACGTCATCCAGCCCAAGAGCATGCAGATCGAG AAGTCCTTCGATGCCCACCCTCGCAGGGAGAGTCAGGTGCGGCAGCTAGCGTGGATTGGTGACGGTGTGTGGGTGTCGATCCGTTTAGACTCGACCCTGCGTCTCTaccacgcgcacacacaccagcaccTCCAGGATGTGGACATTGAGCCATACGTCAGCAAGATGCTGG GTACTGGCAAGCTGGGCTTCTCTTTTGTGCGAATCACAGCACTTCTGATTGGTGGAAATCGTCTCTGGGTGGGAACTGGAAACGGTGTGATCATCTCCATCCCACTGACAGAGA cGGTGGTCCTTCACCGGGGACAGCTCCTTGGTTTGAGGG CCAATAAGGTGTCTCCTACATCGTCCAGCGGAGTGATCCATGTGTACGGTGACGACGGCTCTGAGAAGAGCACCGGCAGCTTCATCCCCTACTGCTCCATGGCACAAGCCCAGCTCTGTTTCCATGGACACCGCGATGCAGTCAAGTTTTTCGTCTCCGTACCCG GCAATGTTCTGGCCACCCTAAACGGCAGTGTGCTGGACAGTCCGTCGGAGGGGCAGGGGTCCACAGCGCCCCAAGAGACGGAGGCCCAGAGTGTTCACAACGTGTTGGTGCTGAGTGGAGGAGAGGGCTACATCGACTTCCGCATAG GGGATGGAGAGGACGATGAGACGGAGGAAGGGGACAGCGGTGGAACTTCGCAGATAAAACCTGCTTTGTGTAAAGCTGAGCGGAGCCACATCATCGTCTGGCAGGTGTCTTACATACCTGAGTGA
- the nme3 gene encoding nucleoside diphosphate kinase 3 isoform X3: MGPSKRSQRDLREFEDLVVKLAWVEESCWSGVNERTFIAVKPDGVQRKLVGEIMRRFEKRGFKLVGLKLVQASEDILREHYWDLRSKPFFRGLMSYMSSGPIVAMVWEGLDVVKTARKMLGETNPADSLPGTIRGDYCVEVGRNVIHGSDSVESAQKEISLWFRQNELHCWEDSSSRWIYN, encoded by the exons ATGGGGCCGAGCAAAAGGTCACAGCGAGATCTACGTGAATTTGAAGATTTGGTGGTTAAACTTGCATGGGTGGAAGAATCTT GCTGGTCCGGTGTGAATGAGCGCACATTCATTGCCGTAAAACCAGATGGCGTGCAGCGGAAACTGGTGGGAGAAATCATGCGTCGCTTCGAGAAGAGAGGGTTCAAACTGGTGGGCCTCAAACTTGTGCAG GCTTCAGAGGATATCCTGAGGGAACACTACTGGGACCTGAGGAGCAAGCCTTTCTTCAGGGGACTGATGAGCTACATGAGCTCTGGACCAATCGTAGCAATG GTGTGGGAGGGTTTGGACGTGGTTAAGACTGCACGTAAGATGTTGGGAGAGACCAACCCAGCAGACTCGCTGCCTGGAACCATCCGAGGAGATTACTGTGTGGAAGTGGGCCG GAACGTGATCCACGGCAGCGACTCTGTGGAGAGCGCTCAGAAGGAAATCTCTCTGTGGTTTCGACAGAACGAGCTTCACTGCTGGGAGGACAGCAGCAGCCGCTGGATCTATAACTGA
- the mapk8ip3 gene encoding C-Jun-amino-terminal kinase-interacting protein 3 isoform X2, which produces MMELQIDEVVYQDDYGSGSVMSERVSGLANSIYREFERLIRSYDEEVVKELMPLVVNVLENLDGVLTENQEHEVELELLKEDNEQLITQYEREKALRKQAEEKFIEFEDALEAEKKDLQVQVEFLELQGKQQELKSKNYSDQIVRLEERESDMKKEYNALHQRHTEMIQTYVEHIERSKMQQAGSNSQSEGPGCGRTQRHTWRKSKAERPPSLSLYPSGEGMVRGGLGGARMMPGKDTWQVSELGQSTFCSAYQEDGSESDSVAATPSSAGSKSNTPTSSVPSATVTPINEGVTEFDPMRAGNRRKSAKRLSRNMEVQVSQETRNVSIGMGSSDEWSEFQEIIDSTPELDMCVDPRVYGGGNSPSQGIVNEAFGINTDSLYHEIKDAKSDIIGDVDAGAELLGEFSGMGKEVENLLTENKQLLETKNALNIVKNDLIAKVDELSGEQEVLREELEALRQSKNKLDARVKELEEELRRLRAEALGASRDSKDEGGDDFSSPMQDGDMTMTQRRRFTRVEMARVLMERNQYKERLMELQEAVRWTEMIRASRESPQIQEKKKSTIWQFFARLFSTSSSPPPVKRPYYSVNIHYKSPSPAGFSQRRSHTMCQISTSNRTLEFFPEELASNGVASLLSDSALLARREQRREQYRQVREHMRRDDGIMQACGWSVPSRFKQAGGQTETAQDSPLKRQQPTTEKEDNRMKNVPVPVYCRPLVEKDPNRKLWCAAGVDLTGWRASCLELVPAKAPSGGSDPLHAEENGGGKKSSHSSPEKRKSKELQETDTMSSRVWILTSTHSASKVVIIDANQPGSLVDQFNVCNAHVLCISSVPAASENDYPPGEIVLDPGDGGVGGGGEDTGSVEGMLAGITLVGCATNCSVARSNCSSRTDTPILDKGQAPTAPPMNGKIHPAQSAEEATEATEVPESTASHAELRSGPPGPFTEHVFTDPPPRLTDASDRSAGQSKEETSQPSETEDGGEDTKNYTSVAPTMWLGAQNGWLYVHSAVGNWKKCLHSIKLKDSVLSLVHVKGRVLVALADGTLAIFHRSEDGQWDLSNYHLMDLGRPHHSIRCMAVVHDKVWCGYKNKIHVIQPKSMQIEKSFDAHPRRESQVRQLAWIGDGVWVSIRLDSTLRLYHAHTHQHLQDVDIEPYVSKMLGTGKLGFSFVRITALLIGGNRLWVGTGNGVIISIPLTETNKVSPTSSSGVIHVYGDDGSEKSTGSFIPYCSMAQAQLCFHGHRDAVKFFVSVPGNVLATLNGSVLDSPSEGQGSTAPQETEAQSVHNVLVLSGGEGYIDFRIGDGEDDETEEGDSGGTSQIKPALCKAERSHIIVWQVSYIPE; this is translated from the exons ATGATGGAGCTGCAGATAGACGAGGTGGTCTACCAGGACGACTATGGCTCCGGCTCCGTGATGTCGGAGCGGGTGTCCGGCTTGGCCAACAGCATCTACCGGGAGTTCGAGCGGCTGATCCGCAGCTATGACGAGGAGGTGGTGAAGGAGCTGATGCCGCTGGTGGTGAACGTCCTGGAGAACCTGGACGGGGTGCTGACCGAGAACCAGGAGCACgaggtggagctggagctgctgaAGGAGGACAACGAGCAGCTCATCACCCAGTACGAGCGGGAGAAAGCGCTTCGCAAGCAGGCGGAGGAG AAATTCATTGAATTCGAGGATGCGCTGGAAGCTGAGAAGAAGGACCTGCAGGTCCAGGTGGAGTTTCTGGAGCTGCAGGGGAAACAGCAGGAGCTCAAGTCAAAGAACTATTCTGACCAGA tCGTTCGGTTGGAGGAGCGAGAATCAGACATGAAGAAAGAGTACAACGCTCTGCACCAGCGCCACACTGAG ATGATCCAGACGTACGTCGAGCACATAGAGCGGTCCAAAATGCAGCAGGCAGGGagcaacagccaatcagaaggcCCCGGCTGTGGACGAAC TCAACGCCACACATGGAGGAAAAG CAAAGCGGAGCGCCCGCCTTCATTGAGCCTGTACCCCAGCGGCGAGGGCATGGTACGTGGGGGTCTCGGGGGGGCTAGGATGATGCCCGGGAAAGACACCTGGCAGGTCAGCGAGCTCGGCCAGTCTACCTTCTGCTCTGCCTATCAG GAGGATGGATCAGAGTCCGACTCAGTGGCGGCCACACCCAGCAGCGCAGGAAGCAAGTCCAACACACCCACCTCCTCCGTCCCCTCCGCCACTGTCACCCCCATCAACGAGGGGGTGACAGAGTTTGACCCGATGCGCGCTGGGAACCGCAGGAAAAGTGCCAAGCGGCTCAGCCGGAACATGGAGGTGCAGGTTTCCCAGGAGACCAGGAATGTCAGCATCG GCATGGGAAGCAGCGATGAGTGGTCCGAGTTTCAGGAGATCATCGATTCTACTCCTGAGCTGGACATGTGTGTGGACCCCCGAGTGTACGGAGGAGGAAACAG CCCCTCCCAGGGCATCGTGAACGAGGCCTTCGGCATCAACACCGACTCTCTCTACCACGAGATCAAAGACGCCAAGTCGGACATCATTGGAGATGTGGATGCAGGCGCCGAGCTGCTAG GCGAGTTCTCAG GGATGGGTAAGGAGGTGGAAAACCTGCTGACAGAGAACAAACAGCTCCTAGAGACCAA AAACGCTCTCAACATTGTGAAAAATGACCTTATTGCCAAAGTGGACGAGCTGTCGGGGGAGCAGGAGGTGCTGAGGGAGGAGCTGGAGGCTTTGAGGCAGTCCAAGAACAAGTTGGACGCCAGAGTCAAGGAGCTGGAAGAAGAACTCAGGAG GTTGAGAGCAGAGGCTCTCGGTGCATCTCGGGACTCCAAGGATGAAGGAGGTGATGAT TTTTCATCACCCATGCAGGACGGCGACATGACAATGACGCAACGGCGGCGGTTCACCCGGGTGGAGATGGCTCGCGTGCTGATGGAGAGGAATCAGTACAAAGAGAGGCTGATGGAGCTGCAGGAGGCCGTACGGTGGACAGAGATGATCAG ggCGTCCAGGGAGAGTCCTCAAATCCAAGAGAAAAAGAAGTCCACCATCTGGCAGTT CTTTGCACGTCTCTTCAGCACATCGTCCAGCCCTCCGCCTGTGAAGCGGCCGTACTACAGCGTCAACATCCACTACAAGTCGCCCTCGCCGGCTGGTTTCTCTCAGCGACGCAGCCATACCATGTGTCAGATCTCCACCTCCAACCGCACGCTGGAGTTCTTCCCCGAAGA ACTGGCCAGTAACGGTGTTGCGTCTCTCCTCAGCGACTCGGCACTGTTGGCCCGCCGAGAGCAGCGGCGTGAACAGTACCGGCAGGTCCGCGAGCACATGCGGCGCGATGACGGCATCATGCAGGCGTGTGGCTGGAGTGTGCCGTCTCGCTTCAAACag GCTGGAGGTCAGACGGAGACCGCTCAGGACAGCCCGCTGAAGAGACAACAG CCGACCACAGAGAAAGAGGACAACCGCATGAAGAATGTGCCCGTCCCGGTGTACTGTCGACCTCTGGTAGAGAAGGACCCCAACAGGAAG TTGTGGTGTGCAGCTGGCGTAGACCTGACAGGATGGAGGGCCAGCTGCCTGGAGTTGGTACCAGCCAAAGCACCGTCGGGCGGCAGCGACCCCCTGCACGCTGAGGAGAACGGAGGCGGCAAGAAGAGCAGCCACAGCTCCCCAGAGAAGAGGAAG TCGAAGGAGCTCCAGGAAACAGACACCATGAGCAGCCGAGTGTGGATCCTCACCAGCACACACTCCGCCAGCAAGGTGGTCATCATCGACGCCAACCAGCCGGGCTCACTGGTCGACCAGTTCAACGTCTGCAACGCCCACGTGCTCTGCATCTCCAGTGTGCCAG CTGCCAGCGAGAACGACTATCCACCAGGAGAGATCGTGTTGGATCCAGGTGACGGTGGAGTGGGGGGTGGAGGCGAGGACACCGGCAGCGTGGAGGGCATGTTGGCTGGCATCACTCTCGTCGGCTGTGCCACCAACTGCAGCGTTGCCCGGAGCAACTGCTCCTCGCGCACTGACACACCCATATTGGACAAAGGACAAG CCCCCACCGCTCCGCCCATGAATGGGAAGATTCACCCCGCCCAGTCGGCCGAGGAGGCCACCGAGGCCACCGAGGTTCCCGAGTCAACGGCCAGCCACGCAGAGCTGAGATCTGGACCCCCAGGACCGTTTACTGAGCACGTCTTCACCGACCCCCCGCCCCGTCTGACAGACGCCTCTGACAG GAGCGCGGGTCAATCCAAAGAGGAAACTTCTCAGCCTTCAGAGACGGAGGACGGAGGTGAAGACACCAAGAACTACACCAGTGTGGCCCCCACTATGTGGCTCGGGGCCCAGAACGGCTG GCTCTACGTCCACTCAGCAGTTGGGAACTGGAAGAAGTGCCTCCACTCCATCAAACTCAAAGACTCTGTGCTCAGTCTGGT ACATGTGAAAGGTCGTGTGCTGGTTGCCCTCGCTGACGGGACCCTCGCCATATTCCATAGATCCGAGG ATGGCCAGTGGGATTTGTCAAACTACCACCTAATGGACCTCGGTCGGCCTCATCACTCCATCCGCTGCATGGCTGTGGTCCATGATAAGGTTTGGTGCGGCTACAAGAACAAGATCCACGTCATCCAGCCCAAGAGCATGCAGATCGAG AAGTCCTTCGATGCCCACCCTCGCAGGGAGAGTCAGGTGCGGCAGCTAGCGTGGATTGGTGACGGTGTGTGGGTGTCGATCCGTTTAGACTCGACCCTGCGTCTCTaccacgcgcacacacaccagcaccTCCAGGATGTGGACATTGAGCCATACGTCAGCAAGATGCTGG GTACTGGCAAGCTGGGCTTCTCTTTTGTGCGAATCACAGCACTTCTGATTGGTGGAAATCGTCTCTGGGTGGGAACTGGAAACGGTGTGATCATCTCCATCCCACTGACAGAGA CCAATAAGGTGTCTCCTACATCGTCCAGCGGAGTGATCCATGTGTACGGTGACGACGGCTCTGAGAAGAGCACCGGCAGCTTCATCCCCTACTGCTCCATGGCACAAGCCCAGCTCTGTTTCCATGGACACCGCGATGCAGTCAAGTTTTTCGTCTCCGTACCCG GCAATGTTCTGGCCACCCTAAACGGCAGTGTGCTGGACAGTCCGTCGGAGGGGCAGGGGTCCACAGCGCCCCAAGAGACGGAGGCCCAGAGTGTTCACAACGTGTTGGTGCTGAGTGGAGGAGAGGGCTACATCGACTTCCGCATAG GGGATGGAGAGGACGATGAGACGGAGGAAGGGGACAGCGGTGGAACTTCGCAGATAAAACCTGCTTTGTGTAAAGCTGAGCGGAGCCACATCATCGTCTGGCAGGTGTCTTACATACCTGAGTGA
- the nme3 gene encoding nucleoside diphosphate kinase 3 isoform X1 codes for MICLILSILSYFFQSGWSGVNERTFIAVKPDGVQRKLVGEIMRRFEKRGFKLVGLKLVQASEDILREHYWDLRSKPFFRGLMSYMSSGPIVAMVWEGLDVVKTARKMLGETNPADSLPGTIRGDYCVEVGRNVIHGSDSVESAQKEISLWFRQNELHCWEDSSSRWIYN; via the exons GCTGGTCCGGTGTGAATGAGCGCACATTCATTGCCGTAAAACCAGATGGCGTGCAGCGGAAACTGGTGGGAGAAATCATGCGTCGCTTCGAGAAGAGAGGGTTCAAACTGGTGGGCCTCAAACTTGTGCAG GCTTCAGAGGATATCCTGAGGGAACACTACTGGGACCTGAGGAGCAAGCCTTTCTTCAGGGGACTGATGAGCTACATGAGCTCTGGACCAATCGTAGCAATG GTGTGGGAGGGTTTGGACGTGGTTAAGACTGCACGTAAGATGTTGGGAGAGACCAACCCAGCAGACTCGCTGCCTGGAACCATCCGAGGAGATTACTGTGTGGAAGTGGGCCG GAACGTGATCCACGGCAGCGACTCTGTGGAGAGCGCTCAGAAGGAAATCTCTCTGTGGTTTCGACAGAACGAGCTTCACTGCTGGGAGGACAGCAGCAGCCGCTGGATCTATAACTGA
- the nme3 gene encoding nucleoside diphosphate kinase 3 isoform X2: MRRFEKRGFKLVGLKLVQASEDILREHYWDLRSKPFFRGLMSYMSSGPIVAMVWEGLDVVKTARKMLGETNPADSLPGTIRGDYCVEVGRNVIHGSDSVESAQKEISLWFRQNELHCWEDSSSRWIYN, translated from the exons ATGCGTCGCTTCGAGAAGAGAGGGTTCAAACTGGTGGGCCTCAAACTTGTGCAG GCTTCAGAGGATATCCTGAGGGAACACTACTGGGACCTGAGGAGCAAGCCTTTCTTCAGGGGACTGATGAGCTACATGAGCTCTGGACCAATCGTAGCAATG GTGTGGGAGGGTTTGGACGTGGTTAAGACTGCACGTAAGATGTTGGGAGAGACCAACCCAGCAGACTCGCTGCCTGGAACCATCCGAGGAGATTACTGTGTGGAAGTGGGCCG GAACGTGATCCACGGCAGCGACTCTGTGGAGAGCGCTCAGAAGGAAATCTCTCTGTGGTTTCGACAGAACGAGCTTCACTGCTGGGAGGACAGCAGCAGCCGCTGGATCTATAACTGA